From a single Kitasatospora sp. NBC_00458 genomic region:
- a CDS encoding 4a-hydroxytetrahydrobiopterin dehydratase yields the protein MSRARLTEDEITAGLEGLPDWSRDGDSLVRTAEAPDFPAGIRAVTAVAEAAESMDHHPDIDIRWRTLRFVLSTHSAGGLTALDLALAARIDAILRTESAR from the coding sequence ATGAGCCGAGCACGGCTGACCGAGGACGAGATCACTGCGGGGCTGGAGGGCCTGCCGGACTGGTCGCGCGACGGCGACTCGCTCGTCCGCACCGCCGAGGCACCCGACTTCCCGGCCGGGATCCGGGCCGTGACCGCCGTCGCCGAAGCCGCCGAGTCGATGGACCACCACCCCGACATCGACATCCGCTGGCGGACCCTGCGCTTCGTCCTCTCCACCCACAGCGCCGGCGGCCTCACCGCCCTCGACCTCGCCCTCGCCGCCCGGATCGACGCCATCCTGCGCACGGAGTCCGCCCGCTAG